A single region of the Moorena sp. SIOASIH genome encodes:
- a CDS encoding Ycf66 family protein has translation MVNFGFNSASLLGIFLMLAGAGLYFLRSVRPELARDHDIFFTVVGVVCGFILVTQGWRLDPILQLSQLLLSGTAIFFGVESLRLRGVATKKAREDAGFEDRQRPVSRNYYREEPQEANVYDEYDELEPVEQRYSNPRLRPTADSRERRTDRYESETRRSRSRGSLEESRLEERSRKRRPRSNGQFSERPRETWQAKLDSDWEDRPSRSRRSRPSEQSVERPVERSVDTWEANLDRDLDRDLDRDLDRDLDRDREDRPVRRSRSRRESTENYDSGNYDSENYDSQIASRERKRRTTPSEETSSNYSDQSDYVDYKPIDLSEEDDEPLGPFEY, from the coding sequence ATGGTAAATTTTGGGTTTAATTCAGCTAGCCTTTTGGGCATATTCTTGATGCTTGCCGGAGCAGGACTCTATTTCCTGCGCTCGGTTCGTCCAGAACTAGCCAGAGACCATGATATCTTTTTCACTGTGGTCGGGGTAGTTTGTGGCTTTATTCTGGTGACTCAGGGATGGCGACTCGATCCGATTTTGCAGTTGAGCCAGCTGTTGTTGAGCGGTACAGCAATATTTTTTGGTGTGGAAAGTCTGCGGTTACGGGGCGTTGCCACCAAAAAAGCCCGGGAAGATGCTGGGTTTGAAGACCGCCAGCGACCAGTTAGCCGTAACTATTACCGCGAAGAACCACAAGAAGCTAATGTTTATGATGAATACGATGAATTAGAGCCGGTAGAGCAGCGATACTCCAACCCTCGCTTGCGGCCCACAGCAGATTCCAGGGAAAGGCGCACAGACCGTTATGAATCAGAAACCCGCCGTTCAAGGAGTCGAGGGAGTTTAGAGGAATCTAGGCTAGAAGAGCGATCGCGTAAACGCCGCCCTCGTTCTAATGGTCAATTTTCAGAACGACCTAGAGAGACCTGGCAGGCTAAGTTAGATAGTGATTGGGAAGACAGACCATCTCGTAGTAGACGTTCTCGTCCTTCGGAACAATCTGTGGAACGACCTGTAGAACGATCCGTAGACACTTGGGAGGCTAACTTAGATCGGGATCTAGACAGAGATCTAGACAGAGATCTAGACAGAGATCTAGACAGGGATAGGGAAGACAGACCCGTTCGCCGTAGCCGTTCTCGTCGTGAATCTACAGAAAACTATGACTCAGGAAACTATGACTCAGAAAACTATGACTCACAGATAGCCTCAAGGGAAAGAAAGCGTCGTACCACCCCAAGCGAGGAAACATCCTCTAACTACTCAGACCAAAGCGATTATGTGGATTACAAACCCATCGACCTGTCTGAAGAAGATGATGAGCCGTTAGGACCTTTTGAGTACTAA
- a CDS encoding photosystem II reaction center X protein produces the protein MTPSLANFMWSLLWGTIIVVIPATAALIVFSQSDKIKR, from the coding sequence TTAGCCAACTTTATGTGGAGTTTACTTTGGGGTACTATCATTGTGGTTATTCCTGCCACAGCGGCACTAATCGTCTTTAGCCAGAGCGATAAGATCAAAAGATAA